A region from the Spirochaeta thermophila DSM 6192 genome encodes:
- a CDS encoding MBL fold metallo-hydrolase has protein sequence MPLRSFSYKSTHYYLVEGEKGLLAFDVGWPGTIRSYIDGLKSLGFTLSDLSCFMVSHFHIDHAGIAGELQSRGIPFLVFPSQEEAIAGFESFMARKGMAFTPIDLEALERVPFEESRRILATWGIGGEVLPTPVHSADSVSLLLDGGEVAVGDMPPAHQLAEEEGRAVWRLVGERGGRRAFPAHGRPFPVEERP, from the coding sequence ATGCCGTTGCGTTCGTTCTCCTACAAGAGCACCCACTACTATCTGGTGGAGGGGGAGAAGGGGCTCCTCGCCTTTGACGTGGGGTGGCCGGGTACGATACGTTCCTACATCGATGGCCTCAAGTCGCTTGGGTTCACCCTCTCCGATCTCTCCTGTTTCATGGTATCCCATTTCCACATCGACCATGCGGGTATCGCGGGGGAACTCCAGTCTCGAGGGATCCCCTTCCTCGTCTTCCCCTCTCAAGAGGAGGCGATCGCCGGGTTCGAGTCCTTCATGGCCCGCAAGGGGATGGCCTTCACCCCCATAGACCTGGAAGCCCTCGAGCGCGTACCCTTCGAGGAGTCCCGGCGGATCCTCGCTACGTGGGGGATCGGAGGAGAGGTGCTCCCTACCCCGGTGCACTCGGCGGACAGCGTGAGTCTCCTCCTCGACGGTGGAGAGGTGGCGGTGGGCGACATGCCGCCTGCGCACCAGCTCGCAGAGGAGGAGGGACGGGCGGTGTGGCGCCTCGTAGGAGAGAGGGGTGGGCGCAGGGCCTTTCCCGCGCACGGACGTCCGTTTCCCGTGGAGGAGCGCCCATGA
- a CDS encoding SDR family oxidoreductase, with protein MRIGITGAAGHLGRLVARFVLEQVPSRAVRLITRRPEALEGFQEKGVEVVKADFDRPETLEEAFRGVERLLVISTDAIGRRVTQHRHAAEAAKRAGVGLLVYTSSVNNDREFPRFMGEHRATEAILRELGIPHAILRNNLYAEFISGLVAQVGEDGVLELPADGGKVAWVAREDCARAAAVVLTGEGHEGKVYDITGPVPLGFEEVAGLLGEVLDRRVVYRSVEPAVFRERMAAAGAPGPLVDLMEDLYRGIASGTFDVVSDDVARLVGRPPLPAREVVLRGV; from the coding sequence ATGCGTATAGGAATCACCGGGGCTGCGGGTCACCTCGGTCGACTGGTGGCCCGGTTCGTGCTGGAACAGGTGCCTTCCCGAGCGGTGAGGCTCATCACAAGGAGACCTGAGGCCCTGGAGGGGTTTCAGGAGAAGGGGGTTGAGGTGGTGAAGGCCGATTTCGATCGTCCGGAGACCCTGGAAGAGGCCTTCAGGGGGGTCGAGCGTCTCCTCGTGATAAGCACCGATGCCATAGGCCGTCGGGTGACGCAGCATCGGCATGCGGCCGAGGCGGCGAAGCGGGCGGGGGTGGGGCTCCTCGTGTACACCTCGTCGGTGAACAACGATCGGGAGTTTCCCCGTTTCATGGGCGAACACAGGGCCACCGAGGCGATCCTCAGGGAGCTCGGGATTCCCCACGCCATCCTCCGGAACAATCTGTACGCCGAGTTCATCTCGGGGCTCGTGGCTCAGGTGGGTGAGGATGGGGTGCTCGAGCTGCCCGCCGACGGGGGGAAGGTGGCGTGGGTGGCGAGGGAGGATTGCGCGAGGGCCGCGGCTGTGGTGCTCACCGGAGAGGGGCACGAGGGGAAGGTCTACGATATCACCGGTCCTGTCCCGCTCGGGTTCGAGGAGGTGGCGGGGCTCCTGGGTGAGGTGCTGGACAGGAGGGTGGTCTACCGGTCGGTGGAGCCGGCGGTGTTCCGGGAGCGCATGGCGGCCGCCGGGGCCCCAGGCCCGCTCGTGGATCTGATGGAGGACCTCTACCGGGGGATCGCCTCGGGGACCTTCGACGTGGTCTCCGATGACGTGGCGCGGCTCGTGGGGAGGCCGCCGCTCCCCGCACGGGAGGTGGTGCTCAGGGGGGTGTAG
- a CDS encoding undecaprenyl-diphosphate phosphatase, producing the protein MDIITAVILGSLQGLTEFLPISSSGHLVIAQHLFGLGEVPLLFDVLLHVATLLVVVGAFWHRILEILGALLRLLGGSRAEADRALGRLALALLVGTAATALLGLLVKDLPFFGRPRFAAAMLLVTALLLVSTALAPTREGRGLHHIRLTDGLLVGLVQGLAVLPGISRSGSSISAALHLGISRRDAGEFSFLLSVPAILGALVLELADAGELAARVPLPSLLVGMAAALLSGYLALKTLLRVVRAGRLPLFAFYLVPAGLAGLILL; encoded by the coding sequence GTGGACATCATCACCGCCGTGATCCTGGGGAGCCTCCAGGGCCTCACCGAGTTTCTCCCCATCTCCAGCTCCGGACACCTCGTGATCGCCCAGCACCTCTTCGGGCTCGGAGAGGTGCCCCTGCTCTTCGACGTGCTCCTCCACGTGGCCACCCTGCTGGTGGTGGTAGGGGCCTTCTGGCACCGCATCCTCGAGATCCTCGGCGCACTCCTGCGCCTCCTTGGGGGCAGCAGGGCGGAGGCCGACCGGGCCCTGGGGAGGCTCGCCCTCGCCCTCTTGGTGGGCACCGCAGCCACGGCGCTCCTCGGCCTGCTCGTGAAGGACCTCCCCTTCTTCGGCCGGCCCCGGTTCGCCGCAGCCATGCTCTTGGTGACCGCCCTCCTCCTGGTGAGCACCGCCCTCGCCCCCACCCGTGAGGGCCGGGGCCTCCACCACATCCGCCTCACCGACGGCCTGCTCGTGGGCCTGGTGCAGGGGCTCGCCGTGCTCCCCGGCATCTCCCGATCCGGGAGCAGCATCAGCGCCGCCCTCCACCTCGGGATCTCCCGGCGCGATGCAGGCGAGTTCTCCTTCCTCCTCTCGGTCCCTGCGATCCTGGGGGCCCTCGTGCTCGAGCTTGCGGATGCAGGCGAGCTCGCCGCCCGGGTGCCCCTTCCCTCGCTCCTCGTCGGCATGGCGGCCGCCCTCCTCTCGGGATACCTCGCCCTCAAGACCCTCCTCCGGGTGGTGAGGGCCGGCAGGCTCCCGCTCTTCGCCTTCTACCTGGTGCCCGCAGGACTGGCAGGCCTCATCCTCCTGTGA
- a CDS encoding GNAT family N-acetyltransferase, whose translation MNDLRLTGTVPLTTERLLLRRFTLEDAPAVYETWARDPEVTRFLTWSPHASVEKTRSFLEEAVRGYERDDQLMWAIVLKEPGSLIGSIGARVERAHRRAEIGYCLGRAFWNRGYMTEALREVVRFLFDEVGVVRVQALHFVGNPASGRVMEKAGMRYEGTLRSYLIKDDGAVDALMYAIVRDARTGT comes from the coding sequence ATGAACGACCTTCGTCTCACCGGTACCGTCCCCCTTACGACCGAGCGGCTCCTGCTCCGGCGGTTCACCCTTGAGGATGCGCCCGCTGTGTACGAGACGTGGGCGCGGGACCCCGAGGTGACCCGATTCCTCACCTGGAGTCCACATGCATCGGTGGAGAAGACCCGGTCGTTTCTCGAGGAGGCTGTCCGAGGCTACGAGAGGGATGATCAGCTCATGTGGGCCATCGTCCTCAAGGAGCCGGGGAGCCTCATCGGCAGCATCGGTGCCCGTGTGGAGCGTGCCCACAGACGGGCCGAGATCGGGTACTGTCTCGGGAGGGCCTTCTGGAACCGGGGGTACATGACCGAAGCCCTCAGGGAGGTGGTGAGGTTCCTCTTCGACGAGGTGGGCGTGGTGAGGGTGCAGGCCCTCCATTTTGTGGGGAATCCTGCCTCCGGGCGGGTCATGGAGAAGGCGGGGATGCGCTACGAGGGCACCCTCAGGAGCTACCTCATCAAGGATGACGGAGCGGTGGACGCCCTCATGTATGCCATCGTGAGGGATGCGCGCACTGGCACCTGA
- a CDS encoding DNA translocase FtsK, giving the protein MKSRGGIVFARLVRTALGSLLIASGLAGLLAAAASLAGLPGDPFPPVSFVLSSFHLPGLWVFLYLCIVGVLLVRRSFPLWFFLWLKTTLLPLLFFGLAARLLVDPFAVHALLPGALIRAFTRPGAGLITTLLGMVSLVGIIRLIPWFRGHLPVWGEGSGQAGPGGQGGQPRRAPEAGPPPAPAAPDGGVREGGEERVRILPEDSVLARIADRVKTSARPAAERRGSEVLLLEAPAPEAGVEGEAREGVRPDGAASSEEEGDAPLPPDPPAMPEPPVPGEEAHVAHAQPAPPVVGEEEAPAPEEEPIYLPLRGTREEPEAPPREAEGGEDPLRTSPPPDPTPPRDRTPSPRTEQSRPEPPAEGPPRSTHLFEGPYRVPIEGILARYPELSSDNKEEIKKAGELLLETLSEFGIEAELIGIRRGPVITMYEILPAPGVKLSRIVNLADNIALRLAAQSVRIVAPIPGKRAVGVEVPNKHRELVSLREILEQTDLSDPRYGIPVVLGKDITGEPQVVDLTQTPHLLIAGATGSGKSVCVNAIICSILYSRSPREVRLMLIDPKIVELKLYNDIPHLLTPVVTDPKRAFQALQYCVYEMERRYALLDAVGARDIRAYNQKVEREGLAMERLPYVVIIIDEFADLMATAGKDLEAILARLAAMSRAVGLHLVLATQRPSIDVITGLIKANIPSRIAFMVASKFDSRIIIDSVGAEKLLGRGDMLFTSPWQPFPVRIQGAFVSEEEVERLVAYLKELGPPDYVDDEIFIDEEEDDPSLQGDLEDPLLERAIQIVVSTGKASASYLQRRLKIGYNRAARLVEAMEELGIVGPANGSKPREILQVPPEYQGYQDEEA; this is encoded by the coding sequence ATGAAGAGCAGAGGAGGTATCGTGTTCGCCCGGCTCGTGCGCACCGCCCTCGGAAGCCTTCTCATCGCAAGCGGCCTCGCAGGACTCCTCGCCGCGGCAGCCTCGCTCGCAGGACTGCCCGGCGATCCCTTCCCGCCCGTCTCCTTCGTCCTCTCCTCCTTCCACCTTCCCGGGCTCTGGGTCTTCCTCTACCTGTGTATCGTCGGCGTCCTCCTCGTGCGACGGTCCTTCCCGCTCTGGTTCTTCCTCTGGCTCAAGACCACCCTCCTCCCGCTCCTCTTCTTCGGCCTCGCAGCCAGGCTCCTGGTCGACCCCTTCGCCGTGCACGCCCTCCTTCCCGGGGCCCTCATACGGGCCTTCACCAGGCCGGGCGCCGGCCTCATCACCACGCTCCTGGGCATGGTGAGCCTGGTGGGGATCATCCGCCTCATCCCCTGGTTCAGGGGCCACCTCCCCGTGTGGGGCGAGGGGAGCGGGCAGGCCGGGCCGGGCGGGCAGGGGGGGCAGCCCCGCCGGGCACCCGAGGCCGGTCCTCCCCCCGCCCCTGCGGCCCCGGACGGCGGGGTGCGCGAAGGGGGGGAGGAGCGGGTGCGCATCCTCCCCGAGGACTCGGTGCTCGCAAGGATCGCAGACCGCGTGAAGACCTCGGCCCGTCCTGCGGCCGAACGGAGGGGGTCGGAGGTGCTCCTCCTCGAGGCCCCCGCACCCGAGGCCGGGGTGGAGGGGGAGGCGCGCGAGGGTGTGCGCCCCGATGGTGCAGCCTCCTCTGAGGAGGAGGGGGACGCCCCCCTCCCGCCGGACCCCCCTGCGATGCCCGAACCCCCTGTGCCCGGGGAGGAAGCGCACGTGGCGCACGCGCAGCCCGCCCCCCCGGTCGTCGGGGAGGAGGAGGCCCCTGCTCCCGAGGAGGAGCCCATCTACCTCCCCCTCCGAGGCACCCGGGAGGAGCCGGAAGCCCCCCCTCGCGAGGCTGAGGGAGGGGAGGATCCCCTCCGCACCTCCCCCCCGCCCGATCCCACCCCGCCTCGAGACCGGACCCCCTCTCCGCGTACGGAGCAGAGCCGGCCGGAACCCCCTGCGGAGGGGCCCCCTCGATCCACCCATCTCTTCGAAGGTCCCTACCGGGTGCCGATAGAGGGGATCCTCGCCCGGTATCCCGAGCTCTCCTCCGACAACAAGGAGGAGATCAAGAAGGCAGGGGAGCTCCTCCTCGAGACCCTCTCGGAGTTCGGCATCGAGGCCGAGCTCATCGGGATCCGGAGGGGGCCGGTCATCACCATGTACGAGATCCTCCCTGCCCCCGGGGTGAAGCTCTCCCGCATCGTCAACCTCGCCGACAACATCGCCCTGCGGCTCGCAGCCCAGAGCGTCCGCATCGTGGCCCCCATTCCCGGCAAGCGCGCCGTGGGCGTGGAGGTGCCCAACAAGCACAGGGAACTCGTCTCGCTGAGGGAGATACTGGAGCAGACCGACCTCTCCGACCCGCGCTACGGGATCCCGGTGGTCCTCGGCAAGGACATCACCGGCGAACCCCAGGTGGTCGACCTCACCCAGACCCCCCACCTCCTCATCGCAGGCGCCACCGGTTCGGGAAAGTCGGTCTGTGTGAACGCCATCATCTGCTCCATCCTCTACAGCAGGTCTCCCCGCGAGGTGCGCCTCATGCTCATCGACCCCAAGATCGTGGAGCTCAAGCTCTACAACGACATCCCCCACCTCCTCACGCCCGTGGTCACCGACCCGAAGAGGGCCTTCCAGGCCCTCCAGTACTGCGTCTACGAGATGGAACGACGCTACGCTCTCCTCGACGCCGTGGGCGCCCGTGACATCCGCGCCTACAACCAGAAGGTGGAGCGCGAGGGCCTCGCCATGGAGCGGCTCCCCTACGTCGTCATCATCATCGACGAGTTCGCAGACCTCATGGCCACCGCGGGCAAGGACCTCGAGGCCATCCTCGCCCGGCTCGCGGCCATGTCCCGCGCCGTGGGACTCCACCTGGTGCTCGCCACGCAGCGGCCCTCCATCGACGTGATCACCGGCCTCATCAAGGCGAACATCCCTTCCCGCATCGCCTTCATGGTGGCCAGCAAGTTCGACTCCCGGATCATCATCGACAGTGTGGGCGCCGAGAAGCTCCTCGGTAGGGGGGATATGCTCTTCACCTCGCCGTGGCAGCCCTTCCCCGTGCGTATCCAGGGCGCCTTCGTCTCGGAAGAAGAGGTGGAACGCCTGGTCGCCTATCTCAAGGAACTCGGCCCTCCCGACTACGTGGACGACGAGATCTTCATAGACGAAGAGGAGGACGACCCCTCGCTCCAGGGTGACCTCGAGGACCCCCTCCTCGAGCGCGCCATCCAGATCGTGGTCTCCACCGGCAAGGCCTCGGCCTCATACCTCCAGAGACGACTCAAGATAGGCTACAACAGGGCGGCCCGGCTGGTGGAGGCCATGGAAGAGCTCGGGATCGTGGGGCCTGCGAACGGGAGCAAGCCCCGCGAGATCCTCCAGGTGCCTCCGGAGTACCAGGGGTATCAGGACGAGGAGGCCTAG
- a CDS encoding tetratricopeptide repeat protein, whose amino-acid sequence MGKWPVICQVSLLGVLISSVIMVGLILLFRWIHPEYYLFDALLAYWGLHLIVRSGFSYHHRRGIRFYRKGDFENAISCFERSYRFFTRHRFLDRFRYLFLLSLSTMSYREMALINWAFCLVQVGEREKAIEKYKECLREYPHNRIARASLTMMGVTPEEDAGEGTVHL is encoded by the coding sequence ATGGGTAAATGGCCGGTGATCTGCCAGGTATCCCTTCTCGGTGTCCTGATCTCATCGGTCATCATGGTGGGGCTCATCCTCCTTTTCCGGTGGATCCATCCTGAGTACTATCTCTTTGACGCGCTCCTTGCCTATTGGGGATTGCATCTCATAGTGCGCTCTGGTTTCTCGTACCACCACAGGAGGGGTATTCGGTTCTACCGAAAAGGGGATTTCGAAAACGCCATCTCCTGTTTCGAGAGGAGCTATCGCTTCTTCACACGGCACAGATTCCTCGACAGGTTCCGATATCTCTTTCTGCTGAGTCTCTCGACGATGTCCTACAGGGAGATGGCCTTGATCAATTGGGCCTTCTGTCTCGTCCAGGTGGGAGAACGGGAGAAGGCGATCGAGAAGTACAAGGAGTGTCTTCGGGAGTATCCTCACAACCGGATCGCACGTGCTTCCCTCACCATGATGGGAGTGACTCCTGAAGAGGATGCCGGGGAAGGGACCGTACATCTCTGA
- a CDS encoding DUF2335 domain-containing protein: MSDREQQGREERGVVARATYEGPLPPASEFARYEKTLPGAAERILTLAEEEAHHRRELERRLVEASIQASRWGQILAFLIAMVSLGAVILSVLLHQVAGAIAPAVLAITSLVATFLGSRREE, from the coding sequence ATGAGCGATAGGGAACAGCAGGGGAGGGAGGAGAGGGGTGTGGTGGCCCGGGCCACCTACGAGGGGCCGCTCCCCCCGGCATCGGAGTTCGCCCGGTACGAGAAGACCCTGCCCGGGGCGGCTGAGCGCATCCTCACCCTCGCCGAAGAGGAAGCCCATCACAGGCGGGAGCTCGAGCGAAGGCTCGTGGAGGCGAGCATCCAGGCATCCCGGTGGGGCCAGATCCTCGCCTTCCTCATCGCCATGGTGAGCCTGGGCGCCGTGATCCTCTCGGTCCTCCTCCATCAGGTGGCGGGAGCCATCGCCCCCGCCGTCCTCGCCATCACCAGCCTCGTCGCCACCTTCCTCGGCTCCCGCAGGGAGGAGTGA
- a CDS encoding D-alanyl-D-alanine carboxypeptidase family protein, translating to MRIRAFLLLLAATLLPAAPPPLSAPSALLLEPTTRTVLFEKQADLPHPAASLTKLVTAYLVLQAMEHGLLREDLPLPVPSALARIPFPPDASLAGLTPGTTLTPAQLLSLTLVYSANDAACALALLLAPDIPTFARRMNTLVQSLGYSHLSFEEPSGLSPHNTITAREIALFAADYLDRFPSAPARYHSPRAVTIGGRTYLNRNTLLGRYPGLEGLKTGYLEESGFHIVAYARRGPTSLIAVLLGIQAPSYWEGMQERDHQAAALLDYGFDTYLTTEAPLTGIRPVRIWGGTQPFLTPRPARPLRVTLARTDIPRLSVEVEQVSERWAPLHPGERLGTVRLLLDDTVLAESSLIAPQHVPRAPFFPFLADLLSWLWHHLLAILGYAS from the coding sequence GTGCGCATCCGTGCCTTCCTCCTCCTGCTCGCCGCCACCCTCCTCCCCGCCGCCCCGCCCCCGCTCTCCGCGCCCTCCGCCCTCCTCCTGGAACCTACCACCCGCACCGTGCTCTTCGAGAAGCAAGCCGACCTCCCGCATCCGGCAGCCTCGCTTACCAAGCTCGTCACCGCCTACCTCGTGCTACAGGCCATGGAACACGGCCTCCTCAGGGAGGACCTCCCGCTCCCCGTACCCTCCGCCCTCGCCCGCATCCCCTTCCCCCCCGACGCATCCCTCGCAGGCCTCACCCCCGGCACCACCCTCACCCCTGCCCAGCTCCTCTCACTCACCCTTGTGTACTCCGCCAACGACGCCGCCTGTGCCCTCGCCCTCCTCCTCGCACCCGATATCCCTACCTTTGCCCGCCGTATGAACACACTTGTGCAGAGCCTGGGCTATTCCCACCTCTCCTTTGAGGAACCCTCGGGCCTCTCGCCCCACAACACCATCACCGCCCGCGAGATCGCCCTCTTCGCCGCCGACTACCTCGACCGCTTCCCCTCTGCCCCGGCCCGCTACCACTCCCCCCGCGCCGTCACCATAGGAGGACGCACCTACCTCAACCGCAACACCCTCCTGGGCCGCTACCCCGGCCTCGAGGGCCTCAAGACCGGCTACCTCGAGGAATCGGGCTTCCACATCGTGGCCTATGCCCGACGCGGCCCCACCAGCCTCATCGCCGTCCTCCTCGGCATCCAGGCCCCCAGCTATTGGGAAGGCATGCAGGAACGCGACCACCAGGCCGCCGCCCTCCTCGACTACGGCTTCGACACCTACCTCACCACCGAGGCCCCCCTCACCGGGATCCGGCCCGTCCGCATCTGGGGCGGCACCCAACCCTTCCTCACCCCCCGCCCCGCCCGGCCCCTTCGCGTCACCCTCGCCAGGACCGACATTCCCCGCCTCTCCGTAGAGGTGGAGCAGGTCTCGGAGCGCTGGGCCCCCCTTCACCCCGGCGAGCGACTCGGCACCGTCCGCCTCCTGTTGGACGACACCGTGCTCGCGGAATCCAGCCTCATCGCCCCTCAGCACGTCCCACGCGCCCCCTTCTTCCCCTTCCTCGCCGACCTCCTCTCCTGGCTCTGGCACCACCTCCTCGCGATCCTGGGGTATGCCTCCTGA
- the deoC gene encoding deoxyribose-phosphate aldolase, with translation MAEQWTKTTLAKMIDHTLLKPTATRAQIEALCDEAVRYGFASVCVNSWWVPLAAKRLSGSGVMVCTVVGFPLGAASTEAKAYEAAQAVVQGAREVDMVINLGLLKGGEYDLVREDIRAVVDAAAEAHVKVIIEACYLSDEEKRRACLLAEEAGAHFVKTSTGFGPSGATVEDVRLMREVVGESLGVKAAGGIRSLETALAMIEAGASRLGTSSGVSIVAELK, from the coding sequence ATGGCGGAACAATGGACGAAGACGACGCTCGCGAAGATGATCGATCACACCCTCCTCAAGCCCACGGCCACGAGGGCCCAGATAGAGGCCCTCTGCGACGAGGCCGTGAGGTATGGATTCGCATCGGTGTGTGTGAACTCCTGGTGGGTGCCTCTCGCGGCGAAGCGCCTCTCCGGGTCGGGCGTGATGGTGTGTACGGTGGTGGGATTCCCTTTGGGGGCGGCGAGTACCGAGGCCAAGGCGTACGAGGCGGCTCAGGCGGTGGTGCAGGGGGCGAGGGAGGTGGACATGGTGATCAACCTCGGTCTTCTCAAGGGTGGGGAGTACGACCTCGTGAGGGAGGATATCCGGGCGGTGGTGGATGCAGCCGCCGAGGCCCATGTGAAGGTGATCATAGAGGCGTGCTACCTTTCCGACGAGGAGAAGCGCAGGGCTTGTCTCCTCGCGGAGGAGGCAGGGGCGCACTTCGTGAAGACCTCCACGGGGTTCGGTCCCTCGGGCGCCACGGTGGAGGACGTGCGGCTCATGAGGGAGGTGGTGGGAGAGAGCCTGGGGGTCAAGGCGGCGGGGGGTATCCGCTCGCTCGAGACGGCCCTCGCCATGATCGAGGCAGGGGCCTCCCGGTTGGGTACCTCCTCGGGGGTCTCGATAGTGGCCGAACTGAAATGA
- a CDS encoding NAD(P)/FAD-dependent oxidoreductase: MKRYDVVITGSGPAGLGAAFFLVKHAPEMKILILEKESISTGGLRNDCKMNFTYPIGFPEDLWDRETAEAHLAEVEAVLRPQCLPVANIETYRRRAEKLGVVLLEIRQAHLGTDGGIKLIKRLVGELTEKGVDFSFGEEMVDVDLDRKVVITDRGQYGYDHLIVAPGRKGFRFLQELMDRLGVEYVDHVVDIGLRLEMKEEHYPIVRDYYDPKFLFPDKVRTFCTNSRRAYVVQERYTARDGSTYYSVNGHAYSKAARENGLVNFALLRTITLTEPLASGQLYAEMLGQQAVLLGGGRPLMQRVGDFRLGKRSRPETFNEDLYDFPPTLPTCTPGDISLAMPAKILRSIWRAMKMLDTICPGVLHPSTIMYYPEIKLYANRPRFMDAYFQVKPGIYLIGDGAGTSRGITAAWASGIRAARGILAATGRTPTL; this comes from the coding sequence ATGAAGCGCTACGATGTGGTGATCACTGGCTCGGGGCCTGCGGGCCTGGGAGCTGCCTTCTTCCTTGTGAAACACGCCCCCGAGATGAAGATCCTCATCCTCGAGAAGGAGTCCATCTCCACCGGAGGGCTCAGGAACGACTGCAAGATGAACTTCACCTATCCCATAGGCTTCCCTGAGGACCTGTGGGACAGGGAGACGGCCGAGGCGCACCTCGCCGAGGTGGAGGCGGTGCTCAGGCCCCAGTGTCTCCCGGTGGCGAACATAGAGACCTACCGAAGGCGGGCGGAGAAACTCGGGGTGGTGCTCCTGGAGATCCGGCAGGCCCACCTCGGTACCGATGGAGGGATCAAGCTCATCAAGCGCCTCGTAGGTGAGCTCACCGAGAAGGGGGTCGACTTCTCCTTCGGCGAGGAGATGGTGGATGTGGACCTGGATCGGAAGGTGGTGATCACCGACCGTGGACAGTACGGCTACGACCACCTCATCGTGGCCCCGGGGAGAAAGGGCTTCAGGTTCCTCCAGGAGCTCATGGACCGCCTGGGCGTGGAGTACGTGGATCACGTGGTGGATATCGGCCTCAGGCTCGAGATGAAGGAGGAGCACTACCCCATCGTGAGGGACTACTACGACCCCAAGTTCCTCTTCCCCGACAAGGTCCGCACCTTCTGCACGAACTCCCGCAGGGCCTACGTGGTCCAGGAACGATACACCGCCCGCGACGGGAGCACGTACTACAGCGTGAACGGCCATGCCTACAGCAAGGCCGCCCGGGAGAACGGGCTCGTGAACTTCGCCCTCCTCAGGACCATCACCCTCACCGAACCACTCGCGAGCGGCCAACTCTACGCAGAGATGCTCGGTCAGCAGGCCGTGCTCCTGGGCGGGGGGAGACCGCTCATGCAGCGGGTGGGGGACTTCAGGCTGGGGAAGCGATCGAGGCCTGAGACCTTCAATGAAGACCTCTACGACTTTCCTCCCACCCTTCCCACCTGTACGCCGGGCGACATAAGCCTTGCCATGCCGGCCAAGATCCTGAGGAGCATCTGGAGGGCCATGAAGATGCTCGACACCATCTGCCCCGGGGTGCTCCATCCGAGCACCATCATGTACTACCCCGAGATCAAGCTCTATGCGAACCGACCTCGGTTCATGGATGCGTACTTCCAGGTGAAGCCGGGCATCTACCTCATCGGCGACGGAGCCGGCACGAGCAGGGGGATCACCGCGGCCTGGGCGAGCGGCATCCGCGCCGCCCGCGGCATCCTCGCCGCCACGGGCCGAACCCCCACCCTCTAG